A stretch of the Sphingobacterium thalpophilum genome encodes the following:
- a CDS encoding ABC transporter permease, with protein MAKNKLYSFIKIGGFAFSIAICILIVLFIKSETSYNKFYPDMDRTYRLVVQLPIEGKIQRWVSLSAPVAPTLKAEIPTIEQSGRVLPNPLFGAGSNQLSLNDNPESFHDDGFVYVDQSILDMFPMPMVFGKLAHALDNPNTIVITRSKAAKYFKNDPIGQTIYLNNNKSKAYTVTGVIEDMPQNSTLAGYSFFMSLAGDPFYPGEQIQWLNNNYTVYVKLRPNVNLEQTEDEILRNYKEHYLPAYQKSGRKLNPLFNQAKIRLQNALDIHLKSADVEDDKVSTLNRGDIRMVWTFALIALFILFIACINFVNLSTANAATRAKEIGIRKTIGSTRQALVKQFLSEAIWYSLFSLVAGLFISWLLLPIFNDVANKSLTIPWTSPYFLLSLLGAILLIGGLAGIYPAIYLSRFKPIEALKNKTSGPKSSMFRNGLVIFQFATSITLIISALITNQQIHYILEKDLGFNKEQVIVLHGAGTLSDKIASLKNELKSIANVTSVSTGDFLPVPIDGAKRNGNPFWKEGRRELDMAIQGQFWEIDTDYITTFGLKLSKGRNFDPQMGSDSTAVIINQKLADDLGLKNPIGAKITNGSTWTVIGVVDNFIFESLKGQGFSGLGMVLRGQPSIIAIKVKPEQLKQTLAEITAAWHRFVPNQHINYTFLDEGFESLYKDVERAKNIFSCFAVIAIFVASLGLFGLATYVTQQRTKEIGVRKILGASSFRLLKLLSGDFIKLVFVALVIASPVAWWAMNQWLTDFNYRIHINWLYFIFAGISAILIALVTISYQTWRVIRANPVDSLRDE; from the coding sequence ATGGCAAAAAATAAGCTCTATTCTTTTATAAAGATCGGAGGTTTTGCGTTTAGTATTGCGATCTGTATTCTCATTGTACTTTTTATCAAAAGTGAGACAAGTTATAATAAATTTTATCCCGATATGGATCGGACTTACCGGCTCGTCGTACAGCTTCCGATTGAGGGCAAAATCCAGCGTTGGGTATCCCTCTCTGCTCCCGTAGCTCCTACACTGAAAGCTGAGATTCCCACGATAGAACAGTCGGGGCGCGTGCTTCCCAATCCTTTATTCGGTGCGGGCAGCAATCAGCTGTCCCTCAATGATAATCCTGAAAGCTTTCACGATGATGGGTTTGTCTACGTTGATCAATCCATTTTGGATATGTTCCCCATGCCTATGGTTTTCGGGAAACTTGCGCATGCCCTGGATAACCCCAATACGATAGTCATTACCAGAAGTAAAGCCGCGAAATATTTCAAAAATGATCCCATCGGGCAAACCATTTACCTGAATAACAACAAATCCAAAGCGTATACGGTCACCGGCGTAATCGAAGACATGCCACAAAATTCAACTTTGGCGGGTTACAGCTTCTTTATGTCACTGGCAGGCGATCCATTTTACCCGGGCGAACAGATCCAATGGCTTAATAATAATTATACCGTTTATGTTAAGCTAAGGCCAAATGTGAACCTTGAACAGACAGAGGACGAGATCTTAAGAAACTACAAGGAGCATTATCTACCTGCATATCAAAAATCGGGACGCAAACTCAATCCTCTGTTCAACCAAGCAAAAATCAGGTTACAGAATGCACTTGACATACATCTTAAATCCGCGGATGTGGAGGACGATAAAGTCAGTACCTTAAACCGTGGCGATATTCGCATGGTCTGGACTTTCGCACTCATAGCGTTATTTATTTTATTCATTGCCTGTATCAACTTTGTCAATCTCTCGACAGCTAACGCTGCTACCAGAGCCAAAGAAATTGGTATCCGAAAGACAATTGGATCTACCAGACAAGCGTTGGTAAAGCAATTCTTATCAGAAGCTATATGGTATAGCCTTTTTTCCTTGGTCGCTGGCTTGTTCATTAGCTGGCTGCTGTTGCCCATCTTTAATGATGTCGCCAACAAATCCCTGACCATACCGTGGACTTCGCCTTACTTCTTGCTATCTCTGCTAGGGGCCATACTCTTGATCGGTGGTCTTGCCGGGATCTATCCCGCAATATATCTTTCCCGGTTCAAGCCTATCGAAGCACTGAAAAACAAAACTTCTGGTCCCAAATCATCCATGTTTAGAAATGGTTTGGTGATTTTCCAATTTGCCACCTCCATAACATTAATCATCAGCGCCCTGATCACGAATCAACAGATACACTACATTCTGGAAAAGGATCTGGGATTCAACAAGGAGCAGGTCATTGTACTACATGGCGCCGGAACGTTGTCCGACAAGATAGCCAGTCTTAAAAATGAACTAAAGTCCATAGCTAATGTTACTTCCGTATCAACAGGAGATTTTCTTCCTGTACCTATCGATGGTGCCAAAAGAAATGGCAACCCGTTCTGGAAAGAAGGCCGCCGCGAGCTGGATATGGCCATTCAGGGGCAATTCTGGGAAATAGATACCGATTATATTACCACATTCGGACTGAAATTGTCAAAGGGCCGGAATTTTGATCCCCAGATGGGCTCGGATAGTACTGCTGTCATCATCAATCAAAAATTGGCCGACGATCTGGGTTTGAAAAATCCCATCGGTGCAAAGATCACCAACGGCAGCACCTGGACCGTGATTGGTGTAGTCGATAATTTTATTTTTGAATCGTTAAAAGGTCAGGGTTTTAGTGGACTCGGCATGGTGCTGCGTGGACAGCCTTCCATAATAGCTATCAAGGTAAAACCAGAACAACTGAAACAGACGTTGGCGGAAATAACAGCCGCCTGGCACAGATTTGTACCAAATCAGCACATCAATTATACTTTTCTTGACGAAGGCTTTGAAAGTCTGTACAAGGACGTGGAACGTGCAAAAAATATCTTTTCCTGTTTTGCTGTTATCGCCATCTTTGTGGCGTCACTCGGGCTTTTCGGCCTTGCTACATATGTGACGCAGCAGCGTACAAAAGAAATCGGTGTAAGAAAAATTCTTGGTGCCAGCTCATTTAGACTTCTGAAACTGCTCTCCGGAGACTTCATAAAATTGGTGTTTGTAGCCCTGGTCATCGCTTCACCTGTTGCATGGTGGGCGATGAACCAATGGCTTACAGATTTTAATTATCGCATACATATCAATTGGCTTTACTTTATATTTGCGGGTATAAGCGCGATCCTGATCGCCCTCGTTACCATTAGCTATCAGACGTGGAGAGTCATCCGTGCCAATCCGGTAGACAGCCTAAGAGATGAATAG
- a CDS encoding ABC transporter permease: MAKNDLNIAWRKLLKNKGFTCLNIIGLTLGFTGFILSYQYINREGSYDKWNPHYKDIYQIGLESEGSFTDETSPSLAPLLKQNLPDIVYAGRKIVYNYGSYPLFGEKTVLIKNAALIDSSAARIFHIENATGPLYKNRNQKEASMVKKHVAEQLFKKEDLSFDSPHSIPALSKELGMSETIYGIIREQGLSMIDYDLLFIREPQDIFADNNPFLYQTFIQVRPGTDIAKLTDQINTIYQKEIALKDKIRSSGYAKGKIYLDSLTNLHLHPKTGSNAPYIITWIIGILSVVILLLAASNFVNMIMAQADNRLKELVLKKILGSSRWSIIRQLLLEVFILTFSAAMLSFVTLALTGNILQKWFNDDLRSYMLRIDTLTQLCGAVLATTILSAIYPAIVLSGFKSVHLLKGGLTAIPKKGAFRNTLLTFQISMAILFVSGMLVIRAQLQYMQETDKGFEPAQVVNFKGIGMYYNKDTFDQLKRRLENDPSIESAASATNIPGEGEQPPKMAFSYAQKTFSFAHVGVDSHYFKTLNISSKQGNTNIPMDQLLRDSSAHYAIINESAAKSLGLINPVGTKIKGCDVNFEIVGLVNDTKAYGFENAVQPTIYSLKNECGAMRIQTTLMVKTKQGLVDRAINAVKEEWEKNPSAKDLPLDYSFMDQQYALQHRKQQELQVAFNSFTSLSVIIAALGLFSMAAYQAALRKKEMSIRKVLGASAQLLFIQLNRPFFRLFLIGMGAALPLAYLLMDKWLSNFAYHVQLSCWSFLIPIFCIFILILLSISFQSLKLARTNPVDSLRNE, from the coding sequence ATGGCAAAAAACGACCTCAACATAGCTTGGCGTAAACTGTTAAAAAATAAGGGGTTTACATGCTTAAATATTATTGGGTTAACGCTGGGTTTTACGGGTTTTATCCTCTCGTATCAATACATCAATCGGGAAGGGAGCTACGATAAATGGAATCCGCATTATAAGGATATCTATCAAATTGGACTCGAATCTGAGGGTTCATTTACAGATGAAACCTCTCCTTCCCTTGCGCCACTGTTGAAACAAAATCTGCCTGATATTGTCTATGCTGGCAGGAAAATAGTATACAATTACGGTAGTTATCCACTTTTTGGTGAAAAAACAGTCCTCATTAAAAATGCTGCACTTATTGACTCCTCGGCAGCACGAATCTTTCATATCGAAAATGCGACAGGACCGCTGTACAAAAATAGAAATCAAAAAGAGGCGAGTATGGTCAAAAAGCATGTCGCTGAACAATTATTCAAAAAAGAAGACTTAAGTTTTGACAGTCCCCATTCTATCCCAGCCTTAAGCAAGGAGCTTGGAATGTCGGAAACAATCTATGGCATAATCAGAGAGCAAGGCTTATCCATGATAGACTATGATCTCCTTTTTATCCGTGAGCCACAGGATATCTTTGCTGATAATAATCCCTTTTTGTACCAGACATTTATTCAAGTTAGGCCGGGTACAGACATAGCTAAATTGACCGATCAGATCAATACGATTTATCAAAAGGAAATTGCACTGAAAGATAAAATTCGCTCGTCCGGTTATGCCAAGGGCAAAATCTATCTGGATTCGCTGACCAACCTCCATCTACATCCCAAAACAGGAAGTAATGCTCCTTATATCATCACCTGGATTATTGGCATTCTCTCCGTTGTGATCCTCTTACTTGCCGCGTCCAATTTTGTCAACATGATCATGGCACAAGCAGATAACCGCCTTAAGGAACTCGTGCTCAAAAAAATACTGGGAAGCTCACGCTGGTCAATCATCAGGCAACTTTTATTGGAAGTATTTATTCTGACCTTCAGTGCTGCGATGCTAAGTTTTGTTACGTTGGCACTAACAGGAAATATACTCCAAAAATGGTTCAATGACGATCTCAGAAGCTATATGTTGCGTATCGATACACTCACACAGCTTTGTGGTGCCGTATTAGCGACCACCATTCTATCGGCTATATATCCAGCCATCGTACTTTCTGGCTTCAAATCTGTTCATCTCCTCAAAGGAGGACTGACGGCAATACCCAAAAAGGGGGCATTCCGCAATACCTTGCTCACTTTCCAGATCAGCATGGCGATTCTGTTTGTCTCGGGCATGCTGGTCATCAGGGCACAGTTGCAATATATGCAGGAGACAGATAAAGGATTTGAACCTGCACAGGTGGTCAATTTCAAAGGTATTGGGATGTATTACAACAAAGACACCTTTGATCAATTAAAACGACGATTAGAAAATGATCCAAGTATTGAGTCCGCCGCGTCAGCGACAAATATTCCGGGAGAGGGAGAACAGCCTCCTAAGATGGCATTTTCCTATGCGCAAAAAACTTTTTCATTTGCTCATGTCGGCGTCGATTCGCATTATTTCAAAACATTAAATATCTCCAGTAAGCAGGGTAACACAAATATCCCGATGGATCAATTACTTCGCGATTCATCAGCCCATTATGCAATTATCAACGAATCTGCAGCCAAAAGCCTGGGACTTATTAATCCTGTGGGCACTAAAATCAAGGGTTGTGATGTTAACTTTGAAATTGTCGGGCTAGTTAACGATACAAAAGCTTACGGTTTTGAAAATGCGGTTCAGCCCACCATATACTCATTAAAAAATGAATGTGGTGCCATGCGTATCCAGACAACGCTTATGGTCAAAACGAAACAAGGGTTGGTTGACAGAGCTATCAATGCGGTCAAAGAAGAATGGGAGAAAAACCCCTCCGCAAAAGACCTTCCTCTTGATTACTCATTTATGGACCAGCAGTATGCATTACAGCACAGGAAACAACAAGAACTGCAGGTCGCTTTTAACAGTTTCACAAGCCTCTCGGTTATCATCGCTGCCTTAGGTCTGTTCAGTATGGCTGCTTATCAAGCGGCATTGCGTAAAAAAGAAATGAGTATCCGGAAAGTACTAGGCGCATCGGCTCAACTACTCTTTATCCAATTGAATCGACCTTTCTTCAGACTGTTTCTGATCGGGATGGGGGCTGCGCTTCCTTTAGCCTATCTGCTTATGGACAAATGGCTTTCCAACTTTGCTTATCACGTTCAATTATCGTGCTGGTCATTTTTGATTCCGATATTTTGCATATTTATCCTCATATTGCTTTCCATTAGTTTTCAATCATTGAAACTTGCGAGAACAAATCCGGTAGACAGCCTGCGGAATGAATAA
- a CDS encoding ABC transporter ATP-binding protein — MIQLKNLFKWYNVGGTRSFVLKDVSLDIAEGDFISIMGPSGSGKSTLLNIIGMLDEPDEGDYYFMGENVLEMKAKKRTQLYQTHIGYVFQAYHLLDELTVYENIETPLIYKNISGKERKAIVADMLDRFGIVGKKDLFPAQLSGGQQQIVGIARALAGSPKLLLADEPTGNLNSKQGEEIMDLFKQLNEDGVTIIQVTHSEKNAEYGKKIVNMLDGQLK, encoded by the coding sequence ATGATACAACTAAAAAATTTATTCAAGTGGTATAACGTAGGTGGTACACGCTCATTTGTTCTCAAAGATGTAAGCTTAGATATCGCTGAAGGTGATTTTATCTCCATCATGGGGCCTTCAGGGTCGGGAAAATCGACCTTGCTGAATATTATCGGTATGCTAGATGAGCCCGACGAGGGCGATTATTACTTCATGGGAGAGAATGTACTGGAAATGAAGGCAAAAAAAAGAACACAGCTTTATCAGACACATATTGGTTATGTATTTCAGGCCTACCACCTTCTGGATGAGTTGACAGTCTATGAAAATATAGAAACACCACTGATTTATAAGAATATTTCCGGTAAGGAAAGAAAAGCCATTGTAGCGGATATGTTGGACCGTTTCGGCATCGTCGGCAAGAAAGATCTATTTCCCGCCCAATTGTCCGGCGGTCAGCAGCAGATCGTAGGCATCGCCCGTGCCTTGGCGGGATCGCCAAAATTACTGCTGGCGGATGAGCCTACAGGCAATCTCAACTCCAAACAGGGCGAAGAAATCATGGATCTCTTTAAACAGCTCAACGAGGATGGTGTCACCATTATACAAGTCACTCATTCTGAAAAAAATGCCGAATACGGAAAAAAGATCGTTAATATGCTGGATGGACAGCTCAAATAA
- a CDS encoding transglutaminase-like domain-containing protein gives MMNERELKSLISLLDDTDQQIIQEVEHRLKSQGPEIVPYLEKFWESSFDPKVQGRLENIIHEIQFDQTKNELQIWNLSNSFNLLEGLIILNNYQYPSYEDHKIVLTIEDLKTEVWRGLQYDMSPLEKVNLINHVLFGSFGLSGNTKDYHHPQNSYIGQVLDTKQGNPLTLSCIYSIIAQKLDIPIYGINLPKHFILAYMDADEEGHEEVLFYINAFNRGQVMQKSDVHSFLKQLNLTPDREFTYPCDNVTIIRRALRNLMSAYEEHESASKQQEIRELFELLA, from the coding sequence ATGATGAATGAGAGAGAGTTGAAATCGCTAATATCATTGTTGGACGACACCGACCAACAGATTATTCAGGAAGTGGAACATCGATTAAAAAGCCAGGGACCTGAGATCGTACCTTATTTGGAAAAATTCTGGGAATCAAGCTTTGATCCAAAAGTACAAGGACGGCTGGAAAACATTATTCATGAGATTCAGTTTGATCAGACCAAAAATGAGCTGCAAATCTGGAACCTAAGCAATTCATTCAATCTCCTGGAGGGATTGATCATCCTCAATAACTATCAATACCCTTCTTATGAAGACCATAAAATAGTGCTGACCATAGAGGATCTCAAGACGGAAGTCTGGCGCGGTCTGCAATATGATATGAGTCCACTGGAAAAAGTGAATCTGATCAACCATGTGCTCTTTGGCTCTTTTGGGCTATCAGGTAATACAAAAGACTATCATCACCCACAAAATTCTTATATTGGACAGGTACTCGATACCAAACAGGGCAATCCCCTCACCTTATCCTGCATCTACAGTATTATTGCGCAGAAATTAGACATTCCTATTTATGGCATCAATCTGCCCAAGCATTTTATTCTAGCTTACATGGACGCGGATGAGGAAGGTCATGAGGAGGTCCTATTTTATATCAACGCTTTCAACCGTGGGCAGGTCATGCAAAAAAGCGATGTGCATTCATTTTTAAAGCAGCTGAACCTCACTCCCGATCGGGAGTTTACCTATCCCTGCGATAACGTGACGATTATCAGGCGCGCACTTCGGAACCTGATGTCTGCTTACGAAGAACACGAAAGTGCAAGCAAGCAACAGGAAATCAGAGAGCTGTTCGAATTGCTTGCTTAA
- a CDS encoding epoxyqueuosine reductase QueH, producing MENKEFVREKLALPGEGKKLLLHSCCAPCSGEVMEALIASDIDFTIYFYNPNIHPRKEYDLRKEENIRFANKHNIPFIDADYDVDHWFELAKGMEHEPERGIRCTMCFDMRFEKTAEYAAANGFDVISSSLGISRWKNMEQINDCGLRAASRHEGMEYWTFNWRKKGGSARMLEISKKEKFYMQEYCGCAYSLRDTNKWRMANGREKIELGKNYYE from the coding sequence ATGGAAAATAAGGAATTTGTACGGGAGAAGCTAGCATTACCAGGAGAGGGCAAGAAATTGTTGCTGCACTCCTGCTGTGCGCCTTGTTCCGGAGAGGTGATGGAAGCACTGATCGCTTCAGATATCGACTTTACGATTTATTTTTACAATCCTAATATTCATCCGCGCAAAGAGTACGATCTGCGCAAAGAAGAGAATATCCGGTTTGCCAACAAACATAATATACCATTTATTGATGCAGACTACGATGTAGACCATTGGTTTGAACTGGCTAAAGGTATGGAACACGAACCTGAAAGAGGCATCCGCTGCACCATGTGTTTTGATATGCGTTTTGAAAAGACCGCAGAATACGCCGCAGCAAATGGCTTTGATGTCATTTCAAGCTCGCTGGGTATTTCACGCTGGAAAAATATGGAACAGATCAATGACTGTGGATTACGGGCTGCTTCACGCCATGAAGGTATGGAATACTGGACTTTCAATTGGCGAAAAAAAGGAGGCTCGGCACGCATGCTGGAAATATCCAAAAAAGAAAAATTCTATATGCAAGAATATTGCGGCTGTGCATATTCCCTTCGCGACACCAATAAATGGCGAATGGCAAATGGTCGGGAAAAGATAGAGTTAGGCAAAAATTACTATGAATAA
- a CDS encoding YceD family protein, translating into MKHLKQYRIPFSGLNAGKHNFEFDITKKFFDCYEHSIVKDGNLKVEVELQKQENLLILHFDIQGEIQLTCDTCLREFMSPVSIQERILVKFTDEDWTDNTEEVLILSKNDHELDIAELLYEYINLAVPYIVKCEEQGQGIQCDPEMLALFSSEPGSEEHNEEEIIDPRWEALRNIKNN; encoded by the coding sequence GTGAAACATCTAAAACAATACAGAATTCCCTTTTCGGGGCTCAACGCTGGAAAGCACAATTTTGAGTTTGACATTACTAAAAAGTTCTTTGACTGCTACGAACATTCGATTGTAAAAGATGGCAATCTTAAGGTAGAAGTGGAGTTGCAAAAGCAGGAAAATCTATTGATTTTGCACTTCGATATCCAGGGTGAGATTCAGTTGACCTGCGACACCTGCCTTAGAGAATTTATGTCACCTGTTTCAATTCAGGAGCGCATATTGGTCAAATTCACGGACGAAGACTGGACAGACAATACCGAAGAGGTGCTGATCCTGTCAAAAAACGATCATGAATTGGATATCGCCGAGTTGCTGTATGAGTATATCAACCTGGCTGTCCCCTATATCGTCAAATGTGAAGAGCAAGGGCAAGGCATACAGTGTGATCCTGAAATGCTGGCTTTATTTAGCAGTGAGCCGGGTTCAGAAGAACACAATGAAGAAGAAATTATCGACCCACGTTGGGAAGCATTGAGAAATATTAAAAATAACTAA
- the rpmF gene encoding 50S ribosomal protein L32 has product MAHPKRKTSKSRRDKRRTHYKAERPSLTVCKETGAVHLPHRAYTVDGNLYYNGKLIIENTAVV; this is encoded by the coding sequence ATGGCACATCCAAAACGTAAAACTTCTAAATCAAGAAGAGACAAGAGAAGAACACATTATAAAGCCGAAAGACCGAGCTTGACAGTATGTAAAGAAACTGGCGCGGTTCATTTACCTCACCGCGCATACACTGTAGACGGCAATCTGTACTACAACGGTAAATTAATCATTGAAAATACAGCTGTTGTCTAA
- the plsX gene encoding phosphate acyltransferase PlsX codes for MKIGLDILGGDYAPKATITGAIEAQKQLTGDQKIVLFGNTEETKQLIDQAGGNSSDFEYVDAPEAIAMGEHPTKAITQKPNSSIAKGFEYLKNKEIDSFASAGNTGAMLVGSMFSVKAIPGVLRPAIATIVPKLKSGFGILLDVGANADCKPEMLNQFAILGSLFAQHVFNVSNPKVGLLNIGEEEEKGNILTTSTYPLLKANDKINFIGNAEGRDLFSDHADVYVCDGFTGNVVLKLAESFYVVTLKKGFKDDFFDRFNYEQYGGSPILGVNAPVIIGHGISTPEAIKNMVLFSRDMIESKFIDSIRSIFN; via the coding sequence ATGAAGATTGGTTTAGATATTTTAGGAGGAGATTATGCTCCTAAAGCGACGATAACAGGTGCTATCGAGGCACAAAAACAGCTTACTGGAGACCAAAAAATAGTCCTTTTTGGTAATACTGAAGAGACTAAACAACTTATCGATCAAGCCGGAGGAAATTCATCTGACTTCGAATATGTGGACGCTCCAGAAGCCATTGCAATGGGTGAACATCCTACCAAAGCAATTACACAAAAGCCCAACTCAAGCATTGCGAAGGGATTTGAATATTTAAAAAACAAAGAAATCGACTCATTCGCATCTGCTGGCAATACCGGAGCCATGCTTGTAGGTTCGATGTTTAGCGTTAAAGCTATTCCCGGGGTGCTCCGCCCTGCCATAGCAACAATTGTCCCAAAATTGAAATCTGGTTTCGGAATCTTGCTGGATGTCGGCGCAAATGCAGACTGCAAACCCGAGATGCTGAACCAATTTGCAATTTTAGGAAGTCTTTTTGCCCAACATGTATTCAACGTATCCAATCCTAAAGTAGGATTATTGAATATCGGAGAAGAAGAAGAAAAAGGAAACATCCTAACAACCTCTACCTACCCCCTACTTAAAGCCAACGACAAGATTAACTTTATCGGAAATGCTGAAGGCCGTGATCTGTTCAGTGATCATGCCGACGTTTATGTCTGTGATGGATTTACAGGCAACGTCGTGTTAAAACTGGCAGAATCATTTTATGTAGTGACCCTCAAAAAAGGTTTTAAAGATGATTTCTTTGACCGATTCAACTACGAACAGTACGGTGGAAGTCCAATCTTGGGAGTGAATGCTCCTGTCATTATTGGTCATGGCATTTCAACGCCAGAGGCCATTAAAAATATGGTTTTATTTTCAAGAGATATGATCGAGTCGAAATTCATTGACAGCATCAGATCCATTTTCAATTAG
- a CDS encoding beta-ketoacyl-ACP synthase III, whose product MSKIHAAITAVHGYVPDYILTNKELETMVDTNDEWIVSRTGIKERRILKGEGLATSDLAVPAVQGLLKKRGIDATEIDLIIFCTSTPDMLFPATANILADKIGATNAWGFDLQAACSGFLFGLNTGTQFITAGTHKKVLVVGADKMSSVINYQDRNTCILFGDGCGCVLLEPNEEGLGIQDAILKTDGSGGQYLNIKGGGSLNPATHATVDAGLHYAYQEGRTVFKFAVTNMADVAHEVMVKNNLKSEDIAWLVPHQANKRIIDATAERVGLPEEKVMVNIQKYGNTTSGTIPLCLWEWESQLKKGDNLILAAFGGGFTWGSIYLKWAY is encoded by the coding sequence ATGTCAAAGATTCACGCCGCAATTACGGCTGTACATGGTTACGTTCCGGATTACATCCTGACCAACAAAGAATTGGAAACTATGGTCGATACCAACGATGAGTGGATTGTATCGCGAACTGGAATCAAAGAGAGACGCATCTTAAAGGGCGAAGGGCTTGCTACATCTGATCTTGCTGTACCAGCCGTTCAGGGGTTATTGAAAAAGAGGGGAATTGATGCGACAGAGATCGATTTAATTATTTTTTGTACCAGTACACCGGATATGCTATTTCCGGCTACAGCCAACATCCTTGCGGATAAAATCGGTGCCACCAACGCCTGGGGATTTGACTTGCAGGCAGCCTGCTCTGGCTTCTTGTTCGGTCTGAATACGGGAACTCAGTTTATCACCGCCGGTACTCATAAAAAAGTTCTTGTAGTGGGCGCCGACAAAATGTCGTCCGTGATCAACTATCAGGACCGCAATACCTGTATCCTTTTTGGAGATGGCTGCGGCTGCGTCTTGCTGGAACCGAATGAAGAAGGTTTGGGTATTCAAGACGCCATTCTAAAGACAGATGGTTCCGGAGGGCAATACCTCAACATTAAAGGTGGCGGCTCACTCAATCCAGCAACACATGCAACTGTAGATGCCGGTCTACATTACGCTTATCAGGAAGGGCGTACAGTTTTCAAATTTGCCGTCACTAATATGGCGGATGTCGCGCATGAAGTGATGGTAAAAAATAACCTGAAATCTGAAGACATTGCCTGGCTGGTTCCACATCAGGCCAATAAACGTATCATTGACGCTACTGCTGAACGTGTGGGGCTTCCGGAAGAAAAAGTCATGGTCAATATCCAAAAGTATGGAAATACAACCAGTGGAACTATTCCCCTATGTCTATGGGAATGGGAATCCCAACTGAAAAAAGGAGACAACTTAATCCTGGCCGCTTTTGGAGGTGGCTTTACCTGGGGATCCATCTATTTAAAATGGGCATATTAA